From one Chryseobacterium sp. 3008163 genomic stretch:
- a CDS encoding (Fe-S)-binding protein — MQYLDNIIFLILLVAGFGLFGKSLFKIYRNIRLGREINRSDRKPERWKTMARVAMGQSRMVKRPVAGILHLFVYVGFVIINIELIEIIVDGIFGTHRFLATIFGHTFYNIFTATLEVLAILVIIGVVLFFIRRNFYGVKRLTMKELFGWPKNDANWILIIEFALMIAFFSMNSSDFILQQRGVLAEHGSFPISQITLVPFLEIFSFDSGFLVFVERAAWWFHFVGILFFMNYLYYSKHLHIILAFPSTWYANLDLYGKFNNLDSVTAEIKLMMDPNADPYAAPAEGTVAEAPSKFGAEDVFDLNQVQLLNAYSCTECGRCTSVCPANITGKKLSPRLILMKTRDRLEEVGRNIDKNGKFEDDGKKLLNDYITKEELWACTTCNACTEACPVLLDPLSIIFEMRRFLVMEQSAAPQELNLMMTNVENNAAPWQYNQADRLNWAND; from the coding sequence ATGCAATATCTTGACAATATTATTTTTCTGATTCTATTAGTTGCAGGTTTTGGGTTATTCGGAAAAAGCCTCTTTAAGATTTATAGAAATATTAGATTAGGAAGAGAAATCAACCGCAGCGACAGAAAACCTGAACGTTGGAAAACAATGGCTCGTGTAGCAATGGGTCAGAGTAGAATGGTGAAAAGGCCTGTAGCAGGTATTCTTCACCTTTTTGTGTATGTAGGTTTTGTGATTATTAATATCGAATTAATCGAAATTATTGTTGATGGGATCTTTGGAACACATAGATTTTTAGCAACGATTTTCGGACATACTTTCTACAATATTTTTACAGCGACTTTAGAAGTTTTAGCAATACTTGTAATCATTGGGGTTGTGTTATTTTTCATCCGAAGAAATTTCTACGGAGTTAAGCGATTAACGATGAAAGAACTTTTCGGGTGGCCAAAAAATGATGCTAATTGGATTTTGATCATTGAGTTTGCCTTAATGATTGCTTTCTTTAGTATGAATTCTTCAGACTTTATCTTACAACAGAGAGGAGTTTTAGCAGAACATGGTAGTTTTCCTATCAGTCAAATTACCTTAGTTCCATTTTTAGAAATTTTCAGTTTCGATAGTGGATTTTTAGTTTTTGTTGAAAGAGCTGCTTGGTGGTTTCACTTTGTGGGAATTTTGTTCTTCATGAACTATCTTTATTATTCTAAACATTTACACATTATTTTAGCATTTCCAAGTACTTGGTATGCAAATCTAGATTTGTATGGAAAGTTTAATAATTTAGATTCAGTTACAGCTGAGATTAAACTGATGATGGATCCAAATGCTGATCCTTATGCCGCTCCGGCTGAAGGTACTGTTGCAGAAGCTCCGTCGAAATTTGGCGCAGAGGATGTTTTTGATTTAAATCAGGTTCAACTATTAAATGCTTATTCTTGTACAGAATGTGGCCGTTGTACTTCGGTCTGTCCTGCAAATATTACGGGTAAAAAACTGTCTCCAAGATTGATTTTAATGAAAACCAGAGATCGTCTGGAAGAAGTTGGAAGAAATATTGATAAAAACGGAAAGTTTGAAGATGACGGCAAGAAATTGTTGAACGATTATATCACAAAAGAAGAACTTTGGGCTTGTACCACTTGTAACGCTTGTACTGAGGCTTGTCCGGTATTGCTTGATCCACTTTCTATCATTTTCGAAATGAGAAGATTCCTAGTAATGGAACAGTCTGCCGCTCCACAAGAGTTGAATCTGATGATGACCAACGTAGAAAACAATGCTGCACCATGGCAGTATAATCAGGCAGACCGTCTGAATTGGGCAAATGATTAA